The following DNA comes from Candidatus Peregrinibacteria bacterium.
AAGAGCAATGCGAATATCTTGTTTTTGAAATGATTTTGCCAAAAAAAGGTGAAGTTCTTCTTCCCCTCCCCATCCCGATTCAAGCGGAAAACGGGTTATAAGAAGTCCCGATGAAGGCGTAGTTTTGGGAGGCATGGTATCAAGGAGAGGATACTACAAAAATGACACCGCTCCCAAGGAGAGAACGGTGCCACAATAATACTACTCTCCTAAAAAAACTATTCGTGTGTCCAAATCTCAATTGTCTCAATGGTAACATCTTGAAGAGGTTTACTCCCTTGTCCCACTGGTACTTTTGCAATGGCATTCAGAACATCCATTCCTTCAACAACCTGACCAAAAACATCATGTTTGCTGGTGAGTGGTTCCTTATTAAAATCGAGATAGGTGTTGTCAACCTCATTAATGAAGAACTGAGATCCATTTGTATTTGGTCCAGAATTTGCCATGGCAATGGAACCTTTTATATTACTGAGCTTATCACTAAATTCATCATCAAACGTTCCTCCCCAGATACTTTCTCCACCGGTTCCATTTCCACGAGGATCTCCCCCTTGAATCATAAAGTTATCAATAACACGATGGAATATGAGTCCATCGTAATATCCATTTTTTGCATGAGTGGTAAAATTCTCCACAGTTTTCGGAACAATATCTGGGAATAACCGAATAACAATATCACCCATGCTCGTTTTAATAGTCGCCATGGTATCACCTGCAACCGGATCGGCTGTTTGAGAAAATGGCTTTTGATCGGTGTTTTCCGTGGTGGAAGGAGTGTTATCCGAAGTATCTTGGTTCATGGGCGGAGTACAAGCAGAAAGAAAAAGGAGAGATAACGGAAGCATCATCAGAAATCTCATATTTTAAAAAAAGAAAACTGGTGGTACTATCCCACAGAAAAAAAAAGTGTGCAATATAAGTTCTTAAAAATTGCCTTTTTCTCCTTTCTGTAGCAATAAGATTGGAAT
Coding sequences within:
- a CDS encoding peptidylprolyl isomerase, translated to MRFLMMLPLSLLFLSACTPPMNQDTSDNTPSTTENTDQKPFSQTADPVAGDTMATIKTSMGDIVIRLFPDIVPKTVENFTTHAKNGYYDGLIFHRVIDNFMIQGGDPRGNGTGGESIWGGTFDDEFSDKLSNIKGSIAMANSGPNTNGSQFFINEVDNTYLDFNKEPLTSKHDVFGQVVEGMDVLNAIAKVPVGQGSKPLQDVTIETIEIWTHE